Within Amycolatopsis sp. FDAARGOS 1241, the genomic segment GGTTCCGCCGTGGCCGTCGCGCTCGGGATCGCCGACCTCGCGCTCGGCACCGACACCGCCGGCTCCGGCCGCGTGCCGGCGGCGCTGAACGCCGTGATCGGCCTCAAGCCGACGCTCGGGCTCGTGCCGAAGACGGGCGTGTTCCCGGCGTCGGCGTCCTTCGACTGCGTGTCGGTGTTCGCGAGCAGTCTGGCGCTCGGGCAGCGCGCGCTCGCTGTGCTGACGGGTCCCGACGGGATGGACCCGTCCATGCGGGAGTGGCCCGCCGACGTACCGCTCGGCGTGGGGGAGCGCCCGCGCGTCGCGATCCCGGACGAGGCCGGGCTCGTGCCGCTGTCGGCGCCGGCGAAGCGCGCGTTCCTGGCGGCTGTGGCGTCGCTGGAGGCCGCCGGTGCCCGCATCGAACCGCTCGATCTCAGCGTGTTCTTCGAAGCCGGACAGCTGCTCTACGGCAGTGCCCTCGTCGCCGAGCGCTACGCGTCGGCGGGGGAGATCCTCGCCGCCGGGCCGGAGGGAGCCGACCCGACCGTGTCGGGCATCGTCGCGGCCGCGGGCACGCACCTCGCGCACGAGTTCGCCGACGCGCAGAGCCGCGTCACGCAGCTGCGCGCGGCCGCCCGCGAACTGCTCGGCGAGCACGACGCGCTGGTGCTGCCGACCGTGTCCGACCACCCCGACCTGAGCGAGGCGCTGGCCGACCCCGCCGGCGTGAGCGCGCGGCTCGCCACGTACACGGCGTTCGCCAACGTGCTCGACCTCGCTGCCGTCACGGTTCCGGTGCGGCCGGGTGACCGGCGGCCGTTCGGCGTCACGATCGCCACGCGGGCCTTCCACGACCAGGTCGCGATCGAGCTCGCCGGGCTGCTCACGGGGGAACCGACGGAGCCGTACCCGCCCGAAGGCGTGGACCTCGTCGTGTTCGGGGCGCACCTGCGGGGCCAGCCGCTCAACGATCTGCTGCACGGCGCGCGGTTCGTGGCGCCGGTCCGGACCGCCGAGCGCTACCGCATGGTGCTGCTGGACACCGCACCCGCCCAGCCCGGGGTGGTCGCCGGTCGCACGGCGCTGGACGGCGAGCGCTGGCGCCTGTCGCCCGCGGCTTTCGGCCGGTTCGCCGCGACACTGGCGGATCCGTTCGTGCTCGGGTACGTGACGCTGGAGGACGGCAGCACTCCGCTCGCGGTGCTGGTCCACCCGGACGCGGCCGACGGCGCACCGAACCTCGACGGGTTCGAGTCGTGGCGCGGTTACCTGCGGTTCGTCAGCACGGCCGGCCTGCGATCCCCCGGCTGACGCGGCGCACCAGGCCCGGGCCGTGCAGGGCGAAGCCGGTGTAGAGCTGCACGAGGCTCGCGCCGGCGTCGAGCATCCGCCGCGCGTCATCGGGCCCGAGGATGCCGCCTACGCCGATGATCGGCAGCTTGCCTTCGGTGCACTCGTGCACGAATTTCACCACCTCGAGCGACCGCGCGGCGAGCGGGCGGCCCGACAGGCCGCCGATTTCGGCCGCCAGGTGCGCGTCGGCGGGGGCGATGCCTTCGCGTGACAGCGTCGTGTTGGTGGCGATGATCCCGGCGACGCCGTGCCCGAGGCACACCTCGACCAGCTCGGCGAGCGCCTCTTCGGTGAGGTCCGGCGCGACCTTCACCAGCAGCGGCGTCGACCCGCCCAGCTCGGCTGACGTCCGCCCCAGCTCGGCCAGCAGTTCGGCCAGCGCGGCCTTGTCCTGCAACGCGCGCAGCCCCGGCGTGTTCGGTGAGCTGACGTTGATCGCGAAGTAGTCGGCGTACGGGTGCAGCGCGCGCAACGAGAAGCGGTAGTCCTCGACGGCCTCGTCCAGCGGCGTCACCTTGGACTTGCCGATGCTGATCCCCAGCGGCACCCCGGGTTTGCCGTGCGCGGCGAGCCGCCGGGCGAGCGCCTCGGCGCCGTCGTTGTTGAAGCCCATGCGGTTGATCACGCCGTCGCTGCCCGGCAGGCTGAACAGGCGCGGCTTCGGGTTTCCCGGCTGTGCGTGCCGCGTGACCGTGCCGACCTCGACGAACCCGAACCCGAGCGCAGGCCACGCCTTGAGTGCCAGCCCGTTCTTGTCCATGCCCGCGGCCAGCCCCACGCGGTTCGGGAACCGCAGCCCGAGCACGGTCACGGGGTCGTCCGTGCGGTACACCCGCGACACCGGTCCCAGCGCGGGCGCCACCCGGCCCAGCAGCCGGACCGTGCGCTCGTGCACGACCTCCGGGTCGTGGTAGGCCAGCCGGTACATCGCGGGACGGGCGATCTTGTCGAACAGCACGCGCCCATGCTGCCTCATCGCTGATCGCGCGGCGCCCGGAACCCGCCCCGCTTGTGGCGCCGGTCGCGATCGTCGTGTCGTGAGGGTGCCGGTCCGCGCCGCGAGCACGGGGCACTGGACGGGGCCAGCGCATCAGCCGGACCCCGTGCGGCCCCTTGCCCGGACCGCGTCCGGTCAGCCGGCGGCGCCTTCCTTCCACTCGTCTTCCAGCATGGCGTAGACCAGTTCGTCGGTCCACTCGCCCTTGACGATCTCGTTCTCCTTCAGGTGCGCTTCCTTGCGCATGCCGAGGCGCTCCATGAGGGCCATCGACGCGGAGTTGCGGCCGTCGCAGCGGCCGATGATGCGGTGCAGCCCCAGTTCTTCGAAGCCCAGGCGCAGGAGTTCCTTGGTGGCCTCCAGCGCGAGGCCCTTCCCGTGGTGGTCGGGGTGGAAGACGAACCCGAGCTCGCCCTGGCGGTGCTCCGCGCTGAGGTATTCGAGGTTCAGGTCACCGATCAGCTGGCCCGTCTCGGCGAGCTCGACCGCGACGGCGAGGAACTGGCCCTCCTGGGTCACCGTCGAGCTGTGGACGCGCTTGGCGAGCGCGGCCGCCGATTCGGCGCGGCTGCGCGGCCCCCAGTACAGGTAGCGGGCGACGTCGGCCCGGGACTGGAACGAGTTCAGGGCGTCGAGGTCCTCGAGCCTGAACGGGCGAAGGAGCAGCCGTTCCGTGGTGATCGGGTAGTCCGGCCTGAGCATGCCGTTCAGGCTAGCCAGATACGGCCGTTCGGGGTACGGAGCCCCTCCGGCCGATCGCCGGGCGGTCGTCCACCTGAGCCCGGCGGCGAGATTTCGTGGATAAGAGCTCCCGGGGCGGCTCTCGGACGCCGTCAAACGTCCGAGCCCGAGCCGGACCGGTGCTCGGAAGCCCCGGGAGCACGGTGACTGCCTGGTATTCGTCAGCAGGCAACACGCGAAGCAGGCGATGAGCCGAAGGTGGCTCAGGTTGTATCGCTGCTCAAAGTCCCTACGCGCGCCATCCGCTAGCGGACAGCCACCTCACGAGTCCTGTTGGAATACAACTTAGGACCACCTCCTTTCTCGTGTACTGCCACGCTAACCGCGAACCTCGGCGCCCGGCAACATCATTTGGGCGAACTCACGCTGCCCTGCCAGGGATGTCCGAATCCGTTCGCCCGGTGCGAACACGGCGTCTCCGCTGAGACGCGGGGTGAGTACGCAGCGGGTTCAGTCCACCGGGCGCGGGCCGGGCTGGCAGCGCGGGCAGAACCACGTCGGCCGCCGGTACACGCCCTCGCCCTGCTCGTGCACCTCGACGCGGCCGCCGCAGCGGAAGCAGCCCTGGCGGGTGCGCTCGTACACCCAGTTGCGCCGGCCGCGCGCGAGGTCCCCGGTGGTCACCTGCTCGTGCCGCCACGCGTTGGCCCGCAGCAGCTTGCGCGCGAGCGCCACGACCTTCTGTGTGTCCACTTCGGACACAGTTGTCCAGGGCGAAACCTTGAGCAGGAAGCAGATCTCCACCTTGTAGAGGTTGCCGATCCCGGCCATGATCCGCTGGTCCAGCAGTGCGTCGCCGAGCTCGCGGTCCGGCTGCGCGGCCAGCGCCGCCGCGGCC encodes:
- a CDS encoding quinone-dependent dihydroorotate dehydrogenase, with translation MLFDKIARPAMYRLAYHDPEVVHERTVRLLGRVAPALGPVSRVYRTDDPVTVLGLRFPNRVGLAAGMDKNGLALKAWPALGFGFVEVGTVTRHAQPGNPKPRLFSLPGSDGVINRMGFNNDGAEALARRLAAHGKPGVPLGISIGKSKVTPLDEAVEDYRFSLRALHPYADYFAINVSSPNTPGLRALQDKAALAELLAELGRTSAELGGSTPLLVKVAPDLTEEALAELVEVCLGHGVAGIIATNTTLSREGIAPADAHLAAEIGGLSGRPLAARSLEVVKFVHECTEGKLPIIGVGGILGPDDARRMLDAGASLVQLYTGFALHGPGLVRRVSRGIAGRPC
- the atzF gene encoding allophanate hydrolase, giving the protein MTTLPPEPEPAPVSPPSAHRRVVAAFERLAHVERPDLWISLRTLEEVLVDAKAVDERVRAGEDLPLAGTVLAVKDLIDVAGLPTTAGCPGFSRVPVTSATAVTRLTGAGAVVLGKTNLDQFGSGLAGTRSPYGAVVSATDPQKVAGGSSSGSAVAVALGIADLALGTDTAGSGRVPAALNAVIGLKPTLGLVPKTGVFPASASFDCVSVFASSLALGQRALAVLTGPDGMDPSMREWPADVPLGVGERPRVAIPDEAGLVPLSAPAKRAFLAAVASLEAAGARIEPLDLSVFFEAGQLLYGSALVAERYASAGEILAAGPEGADPTVSGIVAAAGTHLAHEFADAQSRVTQLRAAARELLGEHDALVLPTVSDHPDLSEALADPAGVSARLATYTAFANVLDLAAVTVPVRPGDRRPFGVTIATRAFHDQVAIELAGLLTGEPTEPYPPEGVDLVVFGAHLRGQPLNDLLHGARFVAPVRTAERYRMVLLDTAPAQPGVVAGRTALDGERWRLSPAAFGRFAATLADPFVLGYVTLEDGSTPLAVLVHPDAADGAPNLDGFESWRGYLRFVSTAGLRSPG
- a CDS encoding GNAT family N-acetyltransferase translates to MLRPDYPITTERLLLRPFRLEDLDALNSFQSRADVARYLYWGPRSRAESAAALAKRVHSSTVTQEGQFLAVAVELAETGQLIGDLNLEYLSAEHRQGELGFVFHPDHHGKGLALEATKELLRLGFEELGLHRIIGRCDGRNSASMALMERLGMRKEAHLKENEIVKGEWTDELVYAMLEDEWKEGAAG